In the genome of Terribacillus sp. FSL K6-0262, one region contains:
- a CDS encoding SulP family inorganic anion transporter produces the protein MITNIREAWFSNVPKDVLSGILVALALIPEAIAFSIIAGVDPMVGLYASFCIAIVISFAGGRPAMISAATGAMALVMGSLVADHGLQYLFATTILTGIIQILFGVFKVARLMIFIPRPVMIGFVNSLAILIFMAQLVHFKGESWQIYAFAAGALLIIYVLPRFVKAIPSPLVAIVVMTIIAIFTHSSTKTVGDMGELKQALPSFFIPDVPFNMETLQIIFPYAIALAIVGLMETFLTAQLLDEYTDTDSNKNREARGQGIANIAAGFFGGMAGCAMIGQSVINVKAGGRTRLSTFIAGAFLMLLILVFQDVLVQIPMGALVAVMFMVSIGTFDWSSVRNLHRMPRTDAVVMIVTVIAVVWTDNLSIGVIIGVLMSAVFFAAKISKVDVKETKQKDTKVYKIKGQLFFVSVTDFLASFHPKQETSKQIILDFQEARLWDDSAVGALDKLVLKYREYGIQVDIQNLDHASQALVDRRAAYIQA, from the coding sequence ATGATTACAAATATAAGAGAAGCATGGTTTTCCAATGTGCCGAAAGATGTATTATCAGGCATTTTGGTCGCTTTGGCACTCATTCCAGAAGCAATTGCTTTTTCCATCATTGCTGGTGTCGATCCGATGGTCGGATTGTATGCCTCTTTCTGTATAGCCATCGTAATATCATTCGCTGGCGGAAGACCCGCGATGATATCTGCAGCTACAGGCGCGATGGCACTCGTGATGGGAAGTCTGGTGGCTGATCACGGACTGCAGTATCTTTTCGCGACGACAATCCTGACGGGTATCATCCAAATTCTATTCGGTGTCTTTAAAGTGGCGAGATTGATGATTTTCATCCCGCGTCCGGTCATGATCGGATTCGTAAATAGTCTGGCAATCTTGATCTTCATGGCCCAGCTTGTACATTTCAAAGGTGAATCATGGCAAATTTATGCTTTCGCAGCAGGTGCCCTGCTGATCATCTATGTGCTCCCGCGGTTTGTGAAAGCTATTCCATCACCGCTGGTGGCGATTGTCGTGATGACCATCATCGCCATCTTTACCCATAGCTCGACGAAAACAGTCGGCGACATGGGAGAGCTGAAGCAGGCTTTGCCCTCGTTCTTCATCCCGGATGTCCCGTTCAATATGGAAACACTTCAAATCATTTTTCCGTATGCGATTGCTTTGGCGATCGTCGGTCTGATGGAGACCTTCCTGACAGCGCAGCTATTGGATGAATATACGGATACAGATAGTAATAAGAACCGTGAAGCGCGCGGACAGGGGATTGCCAATATTGCTGCCGGATTCTTCGGCGGAATGGCAGGCTGTGCGATGATCGGGCAATCCGTCATCAACGTAAAAGCTGGGGGACGCACCCGCCTATCGACCTTCATCGCAGGTGCCTTTCTCATGCTGCTGATTCTCGTCTTCCAGGATGTTTTAGTACAAATCCCTATGGGGGCACTTGTTGCTGTCATGTTCATGGTCAGTATCGGTACATTTGACTGGTCATCGGTACGGAATCTGCATCGGATGCCGCGGACGGATGCAGTGGTCATGATCGTGACAGTGATTGCCGTCGTGTGGACAGATAATCTGTCCATCGGTGTCATCATCGGTGTATTGATGAGCGCTGTATTCTTTGCTGCTAAAATTTCCAAGGTGGATGTCAAAGAGACAAAGCAGAAAGATACGAAGGTATATAAAATCAAGGGTCAATTGTTCTTCGTTTCCGTGACTGATTTTCTGGCAAGCTTCCATCCCAAACAGGAAACTTCCAAGCAAATCATCCTTGATTTTCAGGAAGCAAGACTATGGGATGATTCTGCTGTCGGAGCATTGGATAAACTTGTGCTGAAATATCGGGAATACGGCATCCAAGTCGACATCCAAAACTTGGATCATGCAAGCCAGGCCTTGGTCGATCGGCGGGCTGCTTATATTCA